A stretch of Mycobacteriales bacterium DNA encodes these proteins:
- a CDS encoding GNAT family N-acetyltransferase, whose translation MRVRRIEADEWERWREFRLGMLADAPYAFGTTLAHASTSTEDEWRERTTRMATTEDQIMFLAEAEDGTWLASAGGYIEDDGIPNVFSVWTRPDARGHGYADACVRSVVEWARRRGAREVRLWATDTNEAARRVYDRIGFVPTGTTQPLPSDPSLTESEYALPL comes from the coding sequence ATGCGGGTACGCCGCATCGAGGCCGACGAGTGGGAGCGCTGGCGGGAGTTCCGGCTGGGGATGCTCGCCGACGCGCCGTACGCGTTCGGCACCACGCTCGCCCACGCGTCCACGTCCACCGAGGACGAGTGGCGGGAACGCACGACGCGAATGGCCACCACCGAGGACCAGATCATGTTCCTCGCCGAGGCCGAGGACGGCACCTGGCTCGCCTCGGCGGGCGGGTACATCGAGGACGACGGCATCCCGAACGTGTTCAGCGTCTGGACGCGCCCCGACGCGCGCGGCCACGGCTACGCCGACGCCTGCGTGCGCAGCGTGGTCGAGTGGGCGCGCCGCCGCGGCGCGCGGGAGGTCCGGCTCTGGGCGACCGACACCAACGAGGCGGCGCGGCGCGTCTACGACCGCATTGGGTTCGTGCCGACCGGCACGACGCAGCCGTTGCCGAGCGACCCGAGCCTCACGGAGTCGGAGTACGCGCTTCCGCTCTGA
- a CDS encoding Lrp/AsnC ligand binding domain-containing protein has protein sequence MITAVVLINAAVDAIPEIAEQVSGIDGVTEVYSVAGDVDLVAMVRVRAHEDLADVIAGRVNKVPGILSTQTLIAFRTYSKHDLEAAFSLGFDD, from the coding sequence TTGATCACCGCCGTCGTCCTCATCAACGCCGCCGTCGACGCCATCCCCGAGATCGCCGAGCAGGTGTCCGGGATCGACGGCGTCACCGAGGTCTACTCCGTCGCCGGCGACGTCGACCTGGTCGCGATGGTCCGCGTGCGCGCGCACGAGGACCTCGCCGACGTCATCGCCGGCCGGGTCAACAAGGTGCCGGGCATCCTCTCCACGCAGACGCTGATCGCGTTCCGCACGTACTCCAAGCACGACCTCGAGGCGGCGTTCTCGCTCGGCTTCGACGACTGA
- a CDS encoding GNAT family N-acetyltransferase, with protein sequence MIRPLTPADAGAAAALYNHYVETSTATFQTEPVTPEAWAAEFAAGDPDRHGAWAVTGDDGAFAGYLLVQPFKSRCAYRDTAEVAVYLDPAHTGRGLGRAALAHVDAHAASAGLHALLAVVCAENVASLALFARAGYDRVAYLREVGTKFGRLLDVVYLEKLPDVPRLAGAAP encoded by the coding sequence GTGATCCGACCGCTCACCCCCGCCGACGCCGGTGCCGCCGCCGCGCTCTACAACCACTACGTCGAGACGTCGACGGCGACGTTCCAGACCGAGCCGGTGACGCCGGAGGCGTGGGCGGCGGAGTTCGCCGCCGGTGACCCGGACCGGCACGGCGCGTGGGCGGTCACCGGCGACGACGGCGCGTTCGCGGGCTACCTGCTGGTGCAGCCGTTCAAGTCGCGGTGCGCGTACCGCGACACCGCCGAGGTCGCCGTCTACCTCGACCCCGCGCACACCGGTCGCGGGCTCGGCCGCGCGGCCCTCGCCCACGTCGACGCGCACGCCGCCAGCGCCGGGCTGCACGCGTTGCTCGCCGTCGTCTGCGCGGAGAACGTCGCGAGCCTCGCGCTGTTCGCACGCGCCGGCTACGACCGGGTCGCGTACCTGCGCGAGGTGGGCACCAAGTTCGGCCGCCTCCTCGACGTCGTCTACCTGGAGAAGCTGCCGGACGTCCCGCGTCTCGCGGGTGCGGCACCGTAG